A stretch of the Planktothricoides raciborskii GIHE-MW2 genome encodes the following:
- a CDS encoding bifunctional acetate--CoA ligase family protein/GNAT family N-acetyltransferase, with product MEILKMATADPAHNILGYEKQPLDAIFAPKTVAVIGATETPDSVGRTVMWNLLSSPFGGTIFPVNPKRKNVLGIKAYPNISAVPEQVDLVIIATPAPTIPGIINECVAAGVKGAIIISAGFKEIGDQGVKLEQQILANARRGNLRIIGPNCLGVMNPLIGLNATFASTIARPGNVGFISQSGALCTSILDWSLQENFGFSAFISIGSMLDLDWGDLIYYLGDDPRTSSIVIYMESVGNARSFLSAAREVALSKPIIVIKAGRTEAAAKAAASHTGALTGSDEVLNAAFRRCGVLRVYHIAHLFSMAELLAKQDRPTGQRLTIITNAGGPGVLTTDTLISEDGALAELSPETIASLNKILPTHWSHNNPIDILGDADPDRYAKTLEIAAQDPNSDGLLVILTPQAMTDPTQTAETLKQCVQKLTGSAKRKPVLASWMGGAEVSAGTKILNQANIPTFPYPDTAVRIFNYMWQYSYNLKGIYDTPSLAQNAEEYPSCDRAAAIIQKAQAAGRFLLTEFESKQLLATYDIPIVETRLATSEAEAVEMAEQMGYPVVLKIFSETITHKTDVGGVRLDLVDAEEVQHAYRAIETSVTEKVGAEHFQGVTVQRMIKLKDSYELILGSSLDPQFGPVMLFGSGGQLVEVFKDRALGLPPLNSTLARRMMEQTKIYKALQGVRGRKPVDLKALEGLMVQFSQLIVEHPLIKEIDINPLLVSEAGLVALDARVLLHDLDITEDQIPKPAIRPYPNQYITKITLKNGQEVKIRPIRPEDEPMVQKFHETLSERSLYLRYAQILKTSRLFAHQRLSRICCIDYDREIALIGVRRHPETQEPEILGISRLSKLHSNKEEAEFAVLVSDPFQGQGLGTEFLRQLISIGRAENLSVIRAEILRHNFVMQHIGKKLGFLIQRVPGEPMLSAELSLTS from the coding sequence ATGGAAATATTAAAGATGGCAACTGCCGATCCTGCTCATAATATATTGGGTTATGAAAAACAGCCCCTCGATGCAATTTTTGCGCCAAAAACCGTAGCGGTAATTGGCGCCACAGAAACTCCCGATAGTGTGGGCAGAACCGTCATGTGGAACTTACTCAGTAGTCCATTTGGCGGCACAATTTTTCCCGTCAATCCCAAGCGGAAAAATGTATTAGGCATCAAAGCTTATCCAAATATTAGTGCGGTTCCGGAACAAGTAGATTTAGTAATAATTGCCACTCCGGCTCCAACCATACCGGGAATCATCAATGAATGCGTCGCCGCCGGAGTCAAAGGGGCAATTATTATCTCTGCCGGGTTCAAAGAAATTGGCGACCAAGGAGTGAAACTGGAACAGCAGATCCTCGCCAATGCTCGGCGGGGCAATCTGCGAATTATTGGGCCAAATTGCCTGGGGGTAATGAACCCTTTAATCGGACTGAATGCGACCTTTGCCAGCACGATCGCCCGTCCGGGAAATGTAGGATTTATCTCTCAAAGTGGCGCCCTTTGTACCTCCATTTTGGATTGGAGTTTACAAGAAAACTTTGGCTTTAGTGCCTTTATTTCCATTGGTTCGATGTTAGACCTAGACTGGGGAGATTTAATTTATTACCTAGGGGACGATCCCCGCACCAGCAGCATCGTCATTTACATGGAATCCGTCGGCAATGCTCGGTCATTTTTGTCCGCCGCGCGGGAGGTCGCCTTAAGCAAACCTATTATCGTAATTAAAGCCGGTCGAACCGAAGCGGCGGCCAAAGCGGCGGCATCTCATACCGGCGCATTGACCGGCAGTGATGAAGTGCTCAATGCCGCATTTCGTCGTTGTGGGGTATTGCGGGTGTATCATATCGCCCATCTATTCTCTATGGCGGAGTTGCTGGCCAAGCAAGATCGACCCACAGGCCAGCGTTTGACGATTATTACCAATGCGGGCGGGCCGGGAGTGCTGACTACCGATACCCTGATCAGTGAAGATGGTGCTTTGGCTGAGTTATCCCCAGAAACGATCGCCTCTCTGAATAAAATTCTGCCGACTCATTGGAGTCACAATAATCCCATTGACATTTTGGGAGATGCGGATCCAGACCGCTATGCCAAAACCCTAGAAATTGCCGCACAGGATCCCAATAGTGATGGCTTGCTGGTAATTTTAACCCCCCAAGCCATGACCGATCCGACTCAGACCGCTGAAACCTTAAAACAATGCGTTCAAAAGCTAACCGGGTCAGCAAAACGTAAACCAGTGCTGGCCAGTTGGATGGGGGGTGCCGAGGTGTCGGCAGGAACCAAAATTCTCAACCAGGCCAATATTCCCACTTTTCCTTACCCAGATACGGCGGTGCGGATTTTTAATTATATGTGGCAATATAGCTACAACTTGAAGGGAATTTATGATACCCCTTCTTTAGCCCAGAATGCGGAAGAATATCCCAGTTGCGATCGCGCTGCCGCCATTATTCAAAAAGCACAAGCCGCCGGTCGGTTTCTCCTGACAGAATTTGAATCCAAGCAGCTACTCGCCACTTACGATATTCCCATTGTGGAAACCCGCTTGGCCACCAGTGAAGCGGAAGCCGTAGAAATGGCCGAGCAAATGGGTTATCCGGTGGTGTTGAAAATTTTCTCGGAAACCATCACCCATAAAACTGATGTCGGTGGAGTCCGGTTGGATCTGGTGGATGCCGAAGAAGTCCAACACGCCTATCGGGCAATTGAAACCTCTGTGACGGAAAAAGTCGGTGCCGAGCATTTCCAAGGTGTCACCGTGCAACGGATGATCAAACTCAAAGATAGCTATGAACTGATTTTAGGCAGTAGTCTCGATCCTCAATTTGGCCCAGTGATGCTGTTTGGCTCTGGGGGACAACTGGTGGAAGTGTTTAAAGATCGGGCTTTAGGGTTGCCACCACTCAACAGTACCTTGGCGCGGCGGATGATGGAACAAACCAAAATCTATAAGGCTCTTCAAGGAGTGCGCGGACGGAAACCCGTGGATCTAAAAGCCCTCGAAGGGCTGATGGTGCAATTTTCTCAACTGATCGTTGAGCATCCTTTGATTAAAGAGATTGATATTAATCCTTTGTTGGTTTCTGAGGCTGGTCTAGTGGCCTTGGATGCCCGCGTACTGCTTCACGACCTGGATATCACCGAAGACCAAATCCCCAAACCCGCGATTCGTCCTTATCCGAATCAATATATCACCAAGATTACGCTCAAGAACGGGCAAGAAGTGAAGATTCGGCCAATCCGACCCGAAGATGAGCCGATGGTGCAGAAGTTCCATGAAACTCTCTCAGAACGCAGTTTGTATTTGCGCTACGCGCAAATTCTTAAAACCAGTCGTTTGTTCGCCCACCAACGCTTGTCCCGGATTTGTTGTATTGACTACGATCGCGAAATTGCCTTGATTGGGGTGCGGCGGCATCCGGAAACCCAGGAACCTGAAATTTTGGGAATTAGTCGATTATCCAAATTGCACAGCAACAAAGAAGAGGCGGAGTTTGCTGTGTTGGTCAGCGATCCGTTCCAAGGACAAGGGTTGGGGACTGAGTTCTTGCGCCAACTGATTTCTATTGGTCGGGCAGAAAATTTATCCGTGATCCGGGCGGAAATTCTCCGACATAATTTCGTGATGCAGCATATTGGCAAAAAATTAGGATTTTTGATTCAGCGCGTTCCCGGAGAACCAATGCTCAGTGCTGAGTTATCCCTTACATCCTAG
- a CDS encoding N-acetylmuramoyl-L-alanine amidase, whose translation MGRIFISAGHGGYENGTIDPGAIAGGTTEAQEMILLRDMVVAELRSRRIEVLSVPDDLSMEQSIYWINSRARTGDVALEIHLGSASTPATRGARVYHIANNTQRRQDAQNLLLALLRRVPQLPSQGVFADTMSGLGSLAFCRWVSVSSLLIELGYITNPDDRFLLQNRRRDFAIGLAEGLIAWSGATPAPTPTPTPTPTPTPTPTPTPTPTPTPTYSRINININGQIYGEGGIVVNGNAFIPIDLADSLGVNISQVTEIRRITYKNIVYIRAVELRDFSISVGWNADTRTVLLRSIVQICPGAFDRIMGHGNTSEVQLMMFLKSNNEAAINQFPDLSKIYREEGSIEGVNYDIAFCQMCLETDFLRFGGDITPNQNNFASLGAIGGATASASFPSARIGVRAHIQRLKAYASTEPLVQDVVDPRFRFVTRGVAPLVDQLSGRWSVDLQYGKKIMALMRRLYESAGLI comes from the coding sequence ATGGGACGAATTTTTATTTCAGCGGGTCATGGGGGTTATGAAAATGGGACGATCGATCCCGGTGCGATCGCTGGTGGCACCACGGAAGCCCAGGAAATGATCTTGCTGCGAGATATGGTTGTGGCCGAACTGCGATCGCGCCGGATAGAAGTTTTATCGGTTCCCGATGACCTGAGTATGGAACAATCCATTTATTGGATCAACTCCAGGGCTAGAACTGGGGATGTAGCCTTAGAAATTCACTTAGGGTCGGCGTCCACTCCCGCCACCCGTGGGGCCAGAGTTTATCATATTGCCAACAACACCCAAAGAAGACAAGACGCCCAAAATCTCCTGCTGGCCTTATTGCGACGGGTGCCACAACTGCCCAGTCAAGGGGTTTTTGCAGACACCATGTCTGGTTTGGGTAGTTTGGCCTTTTGTCGATGGGTGAGTGTCTCATCGCTGTTGATCGAACTGGGCTATATTACCAACCCAGACGATCGCTTTTTACTGCAAAACCGCCGTCGAGACTTTGCGATCGGACTTGCCGAGGGACTGATCGCTTGGAGTGGGGCTACTCCAGCCCCCACACCGACGCCCACACCGACGCCCACACCGACGCCCACACCGACGCCCACACCGACGCCCACACCCACACCTACTTATAGCCGAATTAATATCAATATTAATGGTCAAATCTATGGGGAAGGCGGCATTGTTGTGAATGGCAATGCGTTTATTCCCATTGATTTAGCGGATAGCTTGGGAGTGAATATTTCTCAGGTCACTGAGATTCGTCGGATCACTTACAAAAATATTGTTTATATTAGGGCAGTTGAACTTCGTGATTTTTCCATATCTGTTGGCTGGAATGCTGACACAAGAACTGTCTTGCTGCGATCTATTGTGCAGATATGTCCAGGAGCCTTTGATCGCATCATGGGGCATGGCAACACCTCAGAAGTTCAGCTAATGATGTTCTTAAAAAGTAACAATGAAGCGGCAATTAATCAGTTTCCCGACCTCTCAAAAATTTATCGAGAAGAAGGCAGTATTGAGGGGGTAAATTATGACATCGCTTTCTGTCAAATGTGTTTAGAAACGGATTTTCTCCGCTTTGGTGGGGACATTACTCCGAATCAAAATAATTTTGCCAGTTTAGGTGCGATCGGTGGAGCCACTGCATCTGCCTCTTTCCCCAGTGCACGAATTGGTGTGAGAGCCCATATTCAACGGTTAAAAGCTTATGCCAGCACTGAACCTTTGGTTCAAGACGTCGTAGATCCGCGATTTCGGTTTGTCACGCGAGGAGTTGCCCCTTTAGTGGATCAACTCAGTGGTCGCTGGTCTGTGGATTTGCAATATGGGAAAAAGATTATGGCGTTGATGCGAAGACTCTATGAGTCTGCGGGGTTAATTTAA
- the atpD gene encoding F0F1 ATP synthase subunit beta, protein MVTTLEKTNVGFITQIIGPVVDIRFPSGKLPKIYNAVNIKGKNGSGQEVSVVCEVQQLLGDNQVRAVSMTSTDGLVRGMEVEDTGKSIAVPVGKATLGRIFNVTGEPVDNLGPVGNEETSPIHRSAPTLVELETKPSIQETGIKVVDLLAPYRRGGKVGLFGGAGVGKTVIIMELINNIAKAHGGVSVFAGVGERTREGNDLYSEMKESGVINEKNLSESKVALVYGQMNEPPGARMRVGLSALTMAEYFRDVNKQDVLLFVDNIFRFVQAGSEVSALLGRMPSAVGYQPTLATEMGELQERITSTTEGSITSIQAVYVPADDLTDPAPATTFAHLDATTVLSRGLASKGIYPAVDPLDSTSTMLQPNIVGEDHYNTARAVQATLQRYKELQDIIAILGLDELSEDDRLTVARARKIERFLSQPFFVAEVFTGSPGKYVKLEDTIKGFKMILSGELDDLPEQAFYLVGDINEAIAKAEKMKAEGK, encoded by the coding sequence ATGGTCACCACATTAGAAAAAACAAACGTAGGATTCATTACCCAGATTATTGGTCCCGTTGTAGACATCAGATTTCCCAGTGGCAAACTGCCGAAGATTTACAACGCAGTGAACATTAAGGGTAAAAACGGATCAGGCCAAGAAGTTTCCGTGGTTTGCGAAGTACAGCAGCTCCTCGGCGACAACCAAGTTCGCGCCGTGTCTATGACCTCCACCGATGGCTTGGTGCGCGGCATGGAAGTTGAAGACACAGGCAAATCCATTGCCGTTCCTGTAGGCAAGGCAACTCTAGGCCGGATTTTTAACGTCACTGGCGAACCCGTGGATAACCTCGGTCCTGTTGGTAACGAAGAAACCTCCCCCATTCACCGCTCTGCGCCAACTCTGGTCGAGTTGGAAACCAAGCCCTCCATCCAGGAAACTGGGATTAAAGTGGTGGATCTGCTGGCTCCCTATCGTCGGGGTGGCAAAGTGGGTCTGTTTGGTGGTGCCGGGGTCGGCAAAACCGTGATCATCATGGAACTGATCAATAACATCGCCAAAGCTCACGGTGGTGTGTCGGTATTTGCTGGAGTGGGTGAACGCACTCGCGAAGGTAATGACCTCTACAGCGAAATGAAAGAGTCTGGGGTGATTAATGAAAAGAACCTCAGCGAATCTAAAGTGGCCTTGGTTTACGGTCAGATGAATGAGCCACCGGGAGCCCGGATGCGCGTTGGTCTGTCTGCTTTGACGATGGCCGAGTATTTCCGCGACGTGAACAAGCAAGACGTGCTGCTGTTTGTGGACAACATTTTCCGGTTTGTCCAAGCCGGTTCTGAAGTGTCCGCACTCTTAGGTCGGATGCCTTCTGCGGTGGGATATCAGCCAACTCTGGCTACGGAAATGGGTGAACTGCAAGAACGGATTACCTCCACCACCGAGGGTTCCATTACTTCGATTCAAGCAGTATATGTGCCAGCGGACGACTTGACCGACCCCGCACCAGCCACTACCTTTGCTCACTTGGACGCTACCACGGTGTTGTCTCGCGGTTTGGCTTCTAAGGGAATTTACCCAGCAGTGGATCCCCTGGATTCGACCTCAACCATGCTCCAGCCAAATATCGTTGGTGAGGATCACTATAATACTGCCCGGGCTGTGCAAGCCACTTTGCAGCGCTATAAAGAACTGCAAGATATTATCGCCATTTTGGGTCTGGATGAATTGTCCGAAGATGACCGCTTGACCGTGGCACGGGCTCGGAAGATCGAACGTTTCTTGTCCCAACCGTTCTTTGTGGCAGAAGTGTTTACTGGTTCTCCTGGTAAGTATGTGAAGTTGGAAGACACTATCAAAGGATTCAAGATGATCCTGTCTGGGGAACTGGACGATCTGCCGGAACAAGCATTTTATCTGGTGGGCGATATTAATGAGGCGATCGCCAAAGCCGAAAAAATGAAAGCCGAAGGCAAGTAA
- the atpC gene encoding ATP synthase F1 subunit epsilon — translation MTLNVRVISPDKTIWDASAQEVILPSTTGQLGILSGHAPLLTALDVGVMRVRPEKEWVAIALLGGFAEVENNQVTILVNGAELGESIDKEAARKAYAEAEKNLNAAVTGSRQQQIQAKQALKRALARLQAAGGMVSA, via the coding sequence ATGACCCTAAATGTTCGCGTAATTTCTCCAGATAAGACCATCTGGGATGCTTCGGCTCAAGAAGTCATTCTGCCCAGTACCACTGGTCAGCTTGGCATTTTGAGCGGTCACGCTCCTTTGCTAACGGCGTTGGATGTGGGTGTGATGCGGGTACGGCCAGAGAAAGAGTGGGTGGCGATCGCCCTACTCGGTGGCTTTGCCGAAGTGGAAAATAATCAAGTCACGATCTTAGTCAATGGTGCCGAACTCGGTGAGTCCATTGACAAAGAAGCTGCCCGGAAAGCATATGCTGAAGCGGAAAAAAATCTGAATGCTGCGGTCACCGGCAGCCGTCAGCAACAAATTCAGGCCAAGCAAGCGCTGAAAAGAGCCCTGGCGCGTCTGCAAGCCGCAGGCGGTATGGTTTCCGCTTAA